Proteins found in one Pseudoxanthomonas sp. SL93 genomic segment:
- a CDS encoding two-component system response regulator, whose amino-acid sequence MWPQGVGSALNIVIVDDQTSARTMLRHVIEDIASELSVHDFGDPLAALEWCEKNRTDLLLLDYRMPGMDGLEFARRFRRLPMHRDIAIILITVVGDEPIRQAALEAGVIDFLVKPVRPRELRARCRNLLQLRQQSENVKQRALSLEQRLLSSMHEVEERERETLSRLARAIEYRDSGTSAYLERMAHVAGLIAEQLGLPEDEVRAIELAAPLHDMGKIAIPDSVLMKAGPLTAEETDVMRRHPKIGHQLLSGSQNRFIQTGALIALRHHERYDGSGYPDGLVGEEIPLEARIVAVADVFDALISPRPYKKAWEKDAALAYLYAQRGRLFDPACVDALIRGRARLDDICQRYSTVQSRPGME is encoded by the coding sequence ATGTGGCCCCAAGGGGTTGGATCTGCATTGAATATCGTCATCGTCGACGATCAGACGTCCGCGCGCACGATGCTGCGCCATGTCATCGAGGACATCGCGTCCGAACTGAGCGTCCATGATTTCGGCGATCCGCTGGCGGCCCTGGAATGGTGCGAGAAGAACCGCACCGACCTGCTGCTGCTGGACTACCGCATGCCGGGCATGGACGGGCTGGAATTCGCCCGCCGTTTCCGCCGGCTGCCGATGCATCGCGACATCGCCATCATCCTGATCACCGTGGTCGGCGACGAGCCCATCCGGCAGGCCGCGCTGGAAGCTGGCGTCATCGATTTCCTGGTCAAGCCGGTCCGTCCGCGCGAGCTGCGCGCGCGTTGCCGCAACCTGCTGCAGTTGCGCCAGCAGTCCGAGAACGTCAAACAGCGTGCGTTGTCGCTGGAGCAGCGGTTGCTGTCCAGCATGCACGAGGTGGAGGAGCGCGAACGCGAGACGCTGTCGCGGCTGGCACGGGCCATCGAGTACCGCGACAGCGGCACCAGTGCCTACCTGGAGCGCATGGCGCACGTGGCCGGCCTGATCGCCGAGCAGCTGGGCCTGCCCGAGGACGAGGTGCGTGCCATCGAGCTGGCCGCCCCGCTGCACGACATGGGCAAGATCGCCATTCCCGATTCGGTGCTGATGAAGGCGGGGCCGCTGACCGCGGAAGAGACCGACGTGATGCGCCGCCACCCCAAGATCGGCCACCAGCTGCTGTCCGGCAGCCAGAACCGCTTCATCCAGACGGGCGCGCTGATCGCCCTGCGCCACCACGAACGCTACGACGGCAGCGGCTACCCCGATGGCCTCGTGGGCGAGGAAATCCCGTTGGAAGCGAGGATAGTGGCCGTTGCGGATGTGTTCGATGCGTTGATTTCGCCACGCCCGTACAAGAAGGCCTGGGAGAAGGACGCCGCCCTGGCCTACCTGTATGCCCAGCGTGGTCGCCTGTTCGATCCCGCATGTGTCGACGCGCTGATCCGGGGGCGGGCGCGGCTGGACGACATCTGCCAACGCTACTCGACGGTGCAAAGCCGTCCAGGGATGGAGTGA
- the lysS gene encoding lysine--tRNA ligase has product MTDQTPAPQIPVDENSLIAERRAKLTALRGQGIAFPNDFRRSDYAGDLHAQYADQDLWSAESLEGTARTVKLAGRLMAKRVMGKASFVQIQDETGRIQLFLQSNTLGDTYEAFKGWDIGDIVGVEGGLTRTRTGELSVKAESLRLLTKSLRPLPDKWHGLSDVEQRYRQRYVDLIVTPEARDVFIKRSRIIRAIREWLDARRFLEVETPMMHYIPGGAAAKPFTTHHNALDLDLYLRVAPELYLKRLVVGGLERVYEINRNFRNEGVSTRHNPEFTMLELYEAYATYTEIMDLTEGVIRDVAHEVLGTGSVEWEGQAIDLEPAFRRWRMDEAVRHHNPEITASDCTDRDALVRHCERLKIHVKPSYGWGRLLLEIFEKTVEHTLVQPTFITDHPVEVSPLARANDDQPGYTDRFELFINGKEIANGFSELNDPEDQAARFMAQVQAKEGGDDEAMHFDEDYIRALEVGLPPTGGLGIGIDRLVMMMTGSDSIRDVLLFPYMRPENQG; this is encoded by the coding sequence ATGACCGACCAGACTCCCGCGCCGCAGATTCCCGTCGACGAGAACAGCCTCATCGCCGAGCGTCGCGCGAAACTGACGGCACTGCGCGGGCAGGGCATCGCGTTCCCGAACGATTTCCGTCGCAGCGATTACGCCGGCGACCTGCACGCGCAGTACGCAGACCAGGATCTCTGGTCGGCGGAATCGCTGGAGGGCACTGCGCGCACGGTCAAGCTGGCGGGCCGCCTGATGGCCAAGCGGGTGATGGGCAAGGCCAGCTTCGTGCAGATCCAGGACGAGACCGGCCGCATCCAGTTGTTCCTGCAGTCGAACACGCTCGGAGACACCTACGAGGCCTTCAAGGGCTGGGACATCGGCGACATCGTCGGGGTCGAAGGCGGCCTGACCCGCACCCGTACCGGCGAACTGTCGGTGAAGGCGGAGTCGCTGCGCCTGCTGACCAAGTCGCTGCGACCGCTGCCGGACAAGTGGCATGGCCTGTCGGACGTGGAGCAGCGCTACCGCCAGCGTTACGTGGACCTGATCGTCACGCCGGAAGCGCGCGACGTCTTCATCAAGCGTTCGCGCATCATCCGCGCGATCCGGGAATGGCTGGATGCACGCCGCTTCCTGGAAGTGGAGACGCCGATGATGCACTACATCCCCGGTGGCGCCGCCGCCAAGCCGTTCACGACCCATCACAACGCGCTGGACCTCGATCTGTACCTGCGCGTGGCGCCGGAGCTGTACCTGAAGCGCCTGGTCGTGGGCGGCCTGGAGCGCGTCTACGAAATCAACCGCAACTTCCGCAACGAAGGCGTCAGCACCCGCCACAATCCGGAGTTCACCATGCTGGAGCTGTACGAGGCCTACGCCACGTACACCGAGATCATGGACCTCACCGAAGGCGTCATCCGCGATGTGGCCCACGAAGTGCTGGGCACCGGCAGCGTGGAATGGGAAGGGCAGGCCATCGACCTGGAGCCGGCGTTCCGTCGCTGGCGCATGGACGAAGCCGTACGCCACCACAACCCGGAAATCACCGCCAGCGACTGCACCGACCGCGACGCGCTGGTGCGCCATTGCGAACGCCTGAAGATCCACGTCAAGCCTTCCTATGGCTGGGGCAGGCTGCTGCTCGAGATATTCGAGAAGACGGTGGAGCACACCCTGGTGCAGCCCACTTTCATCACCGATCACCCGGTGGAAGTGTCGCCGCTGGCGCGCGCCAACGACGACCAGCCGGGCTACACCGACCGCTTCGAGCTGTTCATCAACGGCAAGGAGATCGCCAACGGCTTCTCCGAGCTGAACGACCCGGAAGACCAGGCTGCGCGGTTCATGGCGCAGGTGCAGGCGAAGGAAGGCGGCGATGATGAAGCCATGCATTTCGATGAGGACTACATCCGTGCGCTCGAAGTGGGCCTGCCGCCCACGGGGGGCTTGGGCATCGGCATCGACCGCCTGGTGATGATGATGACCGGCTCGGATTCCATCCGTGATGTCCTGCTGTTCCCGTACATGCGGCCGGAAAACCAGGGCTGA
- the prfB gene encoding peptide chain release factor 2 (programmed frameshift), with protein sequence MIELNPIRQRIADLQERLASLRGYLDYDAKRERLEEVNRELESPDIWNNPETAQALGRERSLLDKTVNGIRSIDEGLVGAEELLELAESEDDEDTAHAVVADVERYATHVDKLEFQRMFSGKMDSSNAFVDIQAGAGGTEAQDWAEILLRMYLRWCESRGWKTELMEASGGDVAGIKSATLRVEGDFAYGWLKTETGVHRLVRKSPFDSDNRRHTSFTSVFVSPEVDDNIDIDINPADLKTDVYRSSGAGGQHVNKTESAVRITHVPTGIVVACQTGRSQHQNRDNAMKMLAAKLYELEIQKRNAERDAVEATKSDIGWGSQIRNYVLDQSRIKDLRTGIERTDTQKVLDGDLDEFVEASLKSGLEAGSKRIDA encoded by the exons ATGATTGAACTGAATCCCATCCGCCAGCGCATCGCCGACCTGCAGGAACGGTTGGCTTCGCTCCGGGGGTATCTT GACTACGACGCCAAGCGTGAGCGTCTGGAAGAAGTGAACCGGGAGCTGGAAAGCCCCGATATCTGGAACAACCCCGAAACCGCGCAGGCCCTGGGCCGCGAGCGTTCGCTGCTGGACAAGACCGTCAACGGCATCCGCTCGATCGACGAAGGCCTGGTCGGTGCGGAAGAACTGCTGGAGCTGGCCGAAAGCGAGGACGACGAGGACACCGCGCATGCCGTGGTGGCCGACGTCGAGCGCTATGCCACGCATGTGGACAAGCTGGAGTTCCAGCGCATGTTCTCCGGCAAGATGGACAGCTCGAATGCGTTCGTCGACATCCAGGCCGGCGCCGGTGGCACCGAGGCCCAGGACTGGGCCGAAATCCTGCTGCGCATGTACCTGCGCTGGTGCGAGTCGCGCGGCTGGAAGACCGAGCTGATGGAAGCCAGCGGCGGCGACGTGGCCGGCATCAAGTCCGCCACGTTGCGCGTGGAAGGCGATTTCGCCTACGGCTGGCTGAAGACTGAAACCGGCGTGCACCGCCTGGTGCGCAAGTCGCCGTTCGACTCCGACAATCGCCGCCACACCAGCTTCACCTCGGTGTTCGTGTCGCCTGAAGTCGACGACAACATCGACATCGACATCAATCCGGCCGACCTGAAGACCGACGTGTACCGGTCCTCCGGCGCCGGCGGCCAGCACGTCAACAAGACCGAGTCGGCCGTGCGCATCACCCACGTGCCGACCGGCATCGTGGTGGCGTGCCAGACCGGCCGCAGCCAGCACCAGAACCGCGACAACGCGATGAAGATGCTGGCCGCCAAGCTGTACGAACTGGAGATCCAGAAGCGCAATGCCGAGCGCGATGCGGTGGAAGCCACCAAGTCCGACATCGGCTGGGGCAGCCAGATCCGCAACTACGTGCTGGACCAGAGCCGCATCAAGGACCTGCGCACCGGCATCGAACGCACGGATACGCAGAAGGTGCTGGACGGCGACCTGGACGAGTTCGTCGAGGCCAGCCTGAAGTCCGGCCTGGAAGCCGGCTCCAAACGCATCGACGCCTGA
- a CDS encoding GGDEF domain-containing protein, whose protein sequence is MPPVPSLPRLLCFPLLFASLWGLPSAWASTPVQAATSVHADTIARCLKLRRDQPRTAVALAESLLATPGLPVEDELKTLSCLGIAAGLLGDDARATAAAARMEQQVQAHPALAPDFTLRAYSQAGSVYQGAGQIHRAEAAYLQAYRISQQLDEREAALIQAATLTNIGLIHADYLDSPEVADSYYRKALAAARSVQLEDPLILHNHALNLVKLGRDTEALSVIDEGEAMARRKDAVAVTQRLRAERAGLWIRQGRLEEARALLGQVIHEQRRDADQPGLAGSLAKRSTLERLAGEPNRALATAEEAWQLVEGTAQPQKQREVLLAWIGAHAALGQAEKALQVGARLQTLDMEALKQQRLDLLADLQARSESANAQREVQRLQHEAQIRSLNDDRSRLLRRAGMGALALLVVAGLAFGLMQRRRNRQLRAVSATDPLTGLLNRRAATRALQAMSSQRPSPGTRHTVFLIDIDHFKRVNDTFGHHAGDAVLVELALALRDACRPGDVVSRWGGEEFLVGCTDLPAAQACAIAARLQQTLGASRELAPGQSWTLSVSLGFAPFPFFEDADPSWDYALRMADRALYAAKDHRDAWAGLWGRRLPREVAPSDVLEQPEPHVRNGIIELLASYPMDHLHAHPAQAA, encoded by the coding sequence ATGCCCCCCGTCCCCTCCCTGCCCCGCCTGCTGTGCTTCCCGCTGCTGTTTGCCAGCCTGTGGGGCTTGCCTTCGGCGTGGGCCTCGACGCCCGTCCAAGCGGCCACCTCAGTGCATGCGGACACCATCGCCCGCTGCCTGAAGCTGCGGCGCGACCAGCCCAGGACGGCGGTCGCGCTGGCCGAATCCCTGCTGGCGACGCCAGGGCTGCCGGTCGAGGACGAACTGAAGACGCTCAGCTGCCTTGGCATCGCGGCAGGCCTGCTGGGCGACGATGCGCGCGCGACCGCAGCCGCGGCGCGCATGGAGCAGCAGGTCCAGGCACATCCCGCGCTGGCGCCCGATTTCACGCTGCGCGCGTATTCCCAGGCCGGCTCCGTCTACCAGGGCGCCGGACAGATCCATCGGGCCGAGGCGGCCTATCTGCAGGCGTACCGGATTTCCCAGCAGCTGGATGAGCGCGAGGCCGCCCTGATCCAGGCCGCCACCCTGACCAACATCGGACTGATCCACGCCGACTATCTGGATTCGCCGGAGGTCGCCGACAGCTATTACCGGAAAGCCTTGGCCGCCGCCCGCTCGGTGCAGCTGGAAGACCCGCTGATCCTCCACAACCATGCGCTGAACCTGGTGAAGCTGGGTCGCGATACGGAAGCCCTGTCCGTCATCGACGAAGGCGAGGCCATGGCGAGACGCAAGGATGCCGTCGCGGTCACGCAGCGCCTCCGTGCCGAACGCGCCGGCCTCTGGATCCGCCAGGGGCGCCTGGAAGAAGCGCGCGCGTTGCTGGGCCAGGTCATCCACGAACAACGCCGCGACGCGGACCAGCCCGGGCTTGCCGGCTCGCTCGCCAAGCGCTCAACGCTCGAACGACTGGCTGGCGAACCCAACCGCGCCCTGGCAACGGCCGAAGAAGCCTGGCAACTGGTGGAAGGAACCGCGCAGCCGCAGAAACAGCGCGAGGTGCTGCTGGCCTGGATCGGTGCGCACGCGGCGCTCGGACAGGCCGAGAAAGCCTTGCAGGTGGGCGCCCGCCTGCAGACGCTGGACATGGAAGCCCTGAAACAGCAGCGACTCGACCTGCTCGCCGATCTGCAGGCACGCAGCGAGAGCGCCAATGCCCAGCGCGAAGTGCAGCGCCTGCAGCACGAAGCCCAGATCCGCTCTCTCAACGACGACCGGTCGCGGCTGCTGCGTCGCGCGGGCATGGGCGCGTTGGCCTTGCTGGTGGTGGCGGGGCTGGCGTTCGGGCTGATGCAGCGGCGCAGGAACCGGCAGCTGCGCGCGGTCAGCGCGACGGATCCGTTGACCGGCCTGCTGAACCGGCGTGCGGCGACGCGCGCCCTCCAGGCGATGTCGTCGCAACGCCCGAGCCCCGGCACGCGGCACACGGTGTTCCTGATCGACATCGACCATTTCAAACGGGTCAACGACACCTTTGGCCACCACGCGGGCGACGCGGTGCTGGTCGAACTGGCCCTTGCCCTGAGAGATGCCTGCCGGCCGGGTGACGTGGTCTCCCGCTGGGGCGGCGAGGAATTCCTGGTGGGCTGCACCGATCTTCCTGCCGCACAGGCCTGTGCCATCGCCGCGCGACTGCAGCAGACCCTGGGCGCCAGCCGCGAACTGGCGCCGGGGCAGTCATGGACCCTGAGCGTTTCGCTGGGCTTTGCGCCCTTCCCCTTCTTCGAAGATGCCGACCCCAGCTGGGACTATGCATTGCGCATGGCCGACCGCGCGCTGTATGCCGCCAAGGATCATCGCGATGCGTGGGCCGGATTGTGGGGCCGCCGCCTGCCGCGCGAGGTCGCGCCATCGGACGTGCTGGAGCAGCCTGAACCCCATGTCCGCAACGGCATCATCGAACTGCTGGCCAGCTACCCCATGGACCATCTTCACGCGCATCCGGCCCAGGCCGCCTAG
- a CDS encoding LytTR family DNA-binding domain-containing protein — MNSSTRSPLPTPYERYLPWKRWVEVGFWVLLLGTNWAGNSLTTLIEIRRGDSTIQGWEPVVWEGSSAVMWLLVLIPAIAWYTRRFPFHWDHWRRDLAGYVVASLVVCIVHVLGMVALRMLVYRWQGMQYEFGPWPRELLYEYLKDVRSFASIVVTMEGYRFLLRRWQGEASLLDVPDEGPPVEPVDRPERFLVRKLGREFLVAAQDIEWMQASGNYVNLRVRAHDYPLRSTIAGIQARLDPRRFARIHRSYLVSLDHVASIEPLDTGDARVHLRDGTVLPCSRRYRQDLRVRTGAEVA; from the coding sequence ATGAACTCATCCACCCGCAGCCCGCTTCCCACGCCCTACGAACGCTACCTGCCATGGAAGCGCTGGGTCGAAGTCGGCTTCTGGGTGCTGCTGCTGGGGACGAACTGGGCGGGCAACAGCCTCACCACGCTCATCGAGATACGGCGTGGCGATTCGACGATCCAGGGCTGGGAGCCGGTGGTCTGGGAAGGCAGCAGCGCGGTGATGTGGCTGCTGGTGCTGATCCCCGCCATCGCCTGGTACACGCGCCGGTTCCCGTTCCACTGGGACCATTGGCGGCGCGACCTTGCGGGCTACGTGGTGGCCAGCCTGGTGGTCTGCATCGTCCACGTGCTGGGCATGGTGGCGCTGCGCATGCTGGTCTACCGCTGGCAGGGCATGCAGTACGAGTTCGGCCCGTGGCCACGCGAGCTGCTCTACGAGTATCTCAAGGACGTGCGCAGCTTCGCGTCGATCGTGGTGACGATGGAAGGCTACCGCTTCCTGCTGCGCCGCTGGCAGGGCGAGGCCAGCCTGCTCGACGTGCCCGACGAAGGTCCGCCGGTGGAGCCGGTCGACCGGCCGGAACGGTTCCTGGTGCGCAAGCTGGGGCGTGAATTCCTGGTGGCCGCGCAGGACATCGAATGGATGCAGGCCTCGGGTAACTACGTCAATCTGCGGGTACGTGCCCACGATTATCCGTTGCGCAGCACCATCGCCGGCATACAGGCGCGGCTGGATCCGCGCAGGTTCGCGCGCATCCATCGCAGCTACCTGGTGTCGCTGGATCACGTCGCGTCGATCGAGCCGTTGGACACCGGGGACGCACGCGTACACCTGCGTGACGGCACCGTGCTCCCCTGCAGTCGCCGCTACCGGCAGGACCTGCGCGTGCGCACCGGCGCCGAAGTCGCCTAG
- a CDS encoding acyltransferase family protein has translation MQRRHDLDAIRVAAFALLVLYHVGMYYVSWDWHVKSASAGPALEPFMLLSSPWRLALLFLVSGAATAFLLEKAPGGFLKSRSWRLLVPLVFGMLVIVPPQSYYEVLDSRIPGGYHDGYLAFWGRYLAGDGSFCDDDGCLEVPTWNHLWFVAYLWVYTVVAWAIGRSAPAALARMRTRLGGWLSGSAALWAPIVLLAVVRVALVGRFESTHALVDDWYNHAQYFSVFALGFLLARAEAFWEALQRLRWVSLVLATASYAFIVWHFYGSGYGEDLPPPDALRTLQRVVWATNQWGVIASICGFAYRFRHADSKALRYLVPAVFPVYILHQTVIVMAAYQLKPLGIPALLEGPLLVALTFGACFGGYAIIRRVRWLRPLFGLKAREDRPTASRQTSAGMAADER, from the coding sequence ATGCAACGCCGCCACGACCTTGATGCGATCCGCGTCGCCGCCTTCGCCCTGCTGGTGCTGTACCACGTGGGCATGTATTACGTGAGCTGGGACTGGCATGTGAAGAGCGCCAGCGCCGGTCCGGCGCTCGAGCCCTTCATGCTGCTGAGCAGTCCGTGGCGGTTGGCGCTGTTGTTCCTGGTCTCGGGCGCGGCCACGGCCTTCCTGCTGGAGAAAGCCCCGGGCGGCTTTCTTAAAAGTCGGTCGTGGCGCCTGCTGGTGCCGCTGGTGTTCGGCATGCTGGTGATCGTGCCGCCGCAGTCGTATTACGAAGTGCTGGATTCGCGCATCCCCGGTGGTTACCACGACGGCTATCTGGCGTTCTGGGGCCGCTACCTGGCCGGGGACGGCAGTTTCTGCGACGACGACGGTTGCCTGGAGGTCCCCACCTGGAACCACCTGTGGTTCGTCGCCTACCTGTGGGTATACACCGTCGTGGCCTGGGCCATCGGCCGGTCCGCACCGGCCGCGCTCGCCCGCATGCGCACCCGGCTGGGAGGCTGGCTGTCGGGCAGTGCGGCGCTGTGGGCACCCATCGTCCTGCTGGCCGTCGTGCGCGTGGCGCTGGTGGGCCGTTTCGAATCCACCCACGCCCTGGTCGACGACTGGTACAACCACGCGCAGTACTTCAGCGTGTTCGCGCTGGGCTTCCTGCTCGCGCGCGCAGAGGCGTTCTGGGAAGCACTGCAGCGGCTGCGTTGGGTTTCGCTGGTGCTGGCGACGGCCAGCTATGCGTTCATCGTCTGGCATTTCTACGGGTCCGGCTATGGCGAAGACCTGCCGCCGCCGGACGCATTGCGTACGCTGCAGCGCGTGGTATGGGCGACCAACCAGTGGGGCGTCATCGCCTCGATCTGCGGATTCGCCTACCGGTTCCGCCATGCCGACAGCAAAGCGTTGCGCTATCTGGTGCCGGCGGTATTCCCGGTCTACATCCTGCACCAGACGGTCATCGTGATGGCGGCCTACCAGCTGAAGCCCCTGGGGATCCCGGCGCTGCTGGAAGGCCCGCTGCTGGTCGCCCTGACCTTCGGTGCATGCTTCGGGGGCTACGCAATCATCCGCCGGGTGCGCTGGCTGCGCCCCTTGTTCGGCCTGAAAGCGCGCGAAGACCGGCCCACTGCTTCACGCCAGACCTCCGCCGGCATGGCCGCTGACGAACGCTGA
- the recJ gene encoding single-stranded-DNA-specific exonuclease RecJ, with the protein MTPAPRIRRRAVEAEGQWPDAVPPLLRRIYEARGALSPDQAQPRLAQLLSPDSLGGLDAATALLADAIAHDRHIVIVGDFDCDGATACALGVRGLRLLGARRVSPAVPNRMVHGYGLSPALVDELAALKPDLLVTVDHGIACHKGIGAAKARGWQVLVTDHHLPGEVLPLADAIVNPNLRGDPFPSKMLAGVGVMFYVLLALRRVLRERGAFTGAEPDLSALLDLVAVGTVADLVPLDTNNRALVGAGLRRLRAGQGSAGLQALIRVSGREAAQLTATDIGFAIAPRLNAAGRLEDMALGIECLLCDDATQAEEIARVLDGINAERRGVQQQMTDEAQVALARVDASPDGQPPLAPCLFDAEWHPGVVGLVASKMKERLHRPVIAFAPAEPGSTTLRGSARSIPGFHIRDALAAIDAAHPGLMEKFGGHAMAAGLTLEESGLSAFRDAFHRQAAAMLDDSLLQAELSSDGELQAHELDRAHADALRSAGPWGQGFPEPLFDGVFDVLDWRVVGERHLKLSLRAAGRPQPLSAIHFSGWNDQPPPPRIHAAYQLDTNDWQDRRGIQLVLRHWQAADPA; encoded by the coding sequence ATGACGCCTGCGCCGCGGATCCGCCGGCGCGCGGTCGAGGCCGAAGGGCAATGGCCGGACGCCGTCCCACCGCTGCTGCGGCGCATCTATGAAGCGCGGGGTGCATTGAGCCCCGACCAGGCACAGCCACGCCTGGCGCAACTGCTGTCGCCGGATTCGCTCGGCGGCCTCGATGCCGCCACCGCGTTGCTGGCCGATGCCATCGCGCACGACCGCCACATCGTCATCGTCGGCGATTTCGACTGCGACGGCGCCACCGCCTGTGCGCTGGGCGTGCGTGGCCTGCGCCTGCTGGGCGCACGTCGGGTTTCGCCGGCGGTGCCCAACCGCATGGTGCACGGCTACGGCCTGTCGCCGGCGCTGGTGGACGAACTGGCGGCATTGAAGCCCGACCTGCTGGTCACCGTGGACCACGGCATCGCCTGCCACAAGGGCATCGGTGCGGCGAAAGCGCGAGGCTGGCAGGTGCTGGTCACCGACCACCATCTTCCGGGCGAGGTGTTGCCGCTCGCCGACGCCATCGTCAATCCGAACCTGCGGGGTGATCCGTTCCCCAGCAAGATGCTGGCCGGCGTCGGCGTGATGTTCTACGTGTTGCTGGCGCTGCGGCGCGTCCTGCGCGAACGCGGCGCGTTCACCGGTGCCGAGCCCGATCTTTCCGCGCTGCTGGACCTGGTGGCCGTGGGTACCGTCGCCGACCTGGTGCCGCTGGACACCAACAACCGTGCGCTGGTGGGCGCGGGCCTTCGCCGCCTTCGCGCGGGACAGGGCAGTGCGGGCCTGCAGGCGCTGATCCGTGTCTCCGGGCGCGAGGCCGCGCAGTTGACGGCCACCGACATCGGCTTTGCCATCGCGCCCCGCCTGAATGCCGCCGGCCGCCTGGAGGACATGGCACTCGGCATCGAATGCCTGTTGTGCGACGACGCCACGCAGGCGGAAGAGATCGCACGGGTACTCGACGGCATCAATGCCGAACGTCGCGGCGTGCAGCAGCAGATGACGGACGAAGCGCAGGTGGCGTTGGCGCGTGTCGACGCCTCACCGGACGGACAGCCGCCGCTGGCGCCCTGCCTGTTCGATGCGGAGTGGCATCCGGGCGTGGTCGGACTGGTCGCCTCCAAGATGAAGGAGCGCCTGCATCGTCCGGTGATCGCCTTCGCGCCCGCCGAACCGGGCAGCACCACCTTGCGCGGCTCGGCCCGGTCCATTCCGGGCTTCCATATCCGCGACGCGCTGGCGGCGATCGATGCCGCGCACCCGGGACTGATGGAAAAGTTCGGTGGCCACGCGATGGCCGCAGGCCTCACCCTGGAGGAGAGCGGGCTGTCCGCGTTCCGTGATGCCTTCCACCGGCAGGCGGCGGCGATGCTGGACGATTCGCTGCTGCAGGCCGAGCTGTCGAGCGACGGCGAACTGCAGGCGCACGAACTGGATCGCGCGCATGCCGACGCGCTGCGCAGCGCGGGACCGTGGGGGCAGGGCTTTCCCGAGCCGCTGTTCGATGGCGTGTTCGATGTGCTGGACTGGCGCGTCGTCGGCGAGCGCCACCTGAAACTCTCGCTGCGTGCCGCCGGTCGGCCACAGCCCCTCAGCGCCATCCATTTCAGCGGCTGGAACGACCAGCCGCCGCCGCCGCGCATCCATGCGGCCTATCAGTTGGACACCAACGACTGGCAGGACCGCCGCGGCATCCAGCTGGTGCTGCGGCACTGGCAGGCGGCCGATCCCGCCTGA
- a CDS encoding phosphoglycerate mutase gives MALATLLLPARTRLVGQVLAPDVARALGRADRSAVEAGELAQLRRQFQLTPDHWPVAALTRQLDAGDAAGATWLRADPCRISPDMSGARMLAHGDALGITEEDATRLLPALKPLFGDAGMLLDAPQPSRWYLRLPPGTPLPAFVPVDDVLGDDLFAHLPAGEAGRRWRALLSEAQVTLHNHPWNAQRVAQGKPPVNSLWFWGGGALPDFVRTGFRQVKGNDVLLRALAQAAGVDAGHANGEGGVDALIDLRHLRNLDRFCQDALRPLLAALAQRELDALTLDFEDGAQFLLKREQRWRFWRRSMPRLDTLRPDHVPA, from the coding sequence ATGGCGCTGGCTACGCTGCTGCTGCCTGCCCGTACCCGACTGGTCGGGCAGGTGCTTGCGCCTGACGTGGCACGTGCGCTTGGCCGTGCCGACCGCAGCGCGGTGGAAGCGGGCGAGCTGGCGCAGCTGCGTAGGCAGTTCCAGCTGACGCCTGACCATTGGCCGGTGGCGGCGCTCACGCGGCAGCTCGATGCCGGCGACGCCGCCGGTGCCACCTGGCTGCGTGCCGATCCCTGCCGCATCTCGCCCGACATGAGCGGTGCGCGGATGCTGGCGCATGGCGATGCCTTGGGCATCACCGAGGAAGATGCCACGCGGCTCCTGCCGGCGCTGAAGCCCTTGTTCGGCGATGCCGGCATGCTGCTGGATGCGCCCCAGCCATCGCGCTGGTACCTGCGCCTGCCACCCGGCACGCCATTGCCTGCCTTCGTGCCGGTAGATGACGTGCTGGGGGATGACCTGTTCGCACACCTGCCCGCCGGAGAGGCGGGCCGTCGCTGGCGCGCCCTGCTCAGCGAGGCGCAGGTGACGCTGCATAACCACCCATGGAACGCACAGCGCGTGGCGCAGGGCAAGCCGCCCGTGAACTCGCTGTGGTTCTGGGGCGGCGGTGCGTTGCCGGATTTCGTGCGCACGGGCTTCCGCCAGGTGAAGGGCAACGACGTGCTGCTGCGCGCGCTTGCCCAGGCGGCCGGCGTGGATGCCGGGCACGCCAATGGCGAGGGCGGTGTGGATGCGCTGATCGACCTGCGCCATCTGCGCAACCTCGACCGGTTCTGCCAGGATGCGCTGCGACCGTTGCTGGCCGCCCTGGCGCAGCGCGAGCTGGATGCCCTGACGCTGGACTTCGAAGATGGCGCGCAGTTCCTGCTGAAACGCGAGCAGCGCTGGCGCTTCTGGCGGCGGTCCATGCCGCGCCTGGATACCCTGCGGCCGGACCACGTGCCGGCATGA